CCTTTGTTATTCTACCAACCTCACTTGGGTTATCCGAATATGAAAGGGGTAGTACAGCAGCTGCAGCATCACATTCTGAAGTGATAAATTTTACAACAGAATCCACCGGGCTTCTCATTATATTTAACACATCTGTAGATTCACTAACATCATAAGATTTCTTTACAAGTGGAACCGCTCCGTACCTTCTCAATAATTCAAAATAGATCATTGCCCTTAGAAATCTGGTATCGGCTTTATAACCTGGAATACGAGACGAATAATAGTCCTTTTTATCATCCGGAATCTTAGCATTATCAATATTCTCTAAGAGAATATTTGCTAATCTGATGTTCTGATAGGAAGGTGTCCAATTTCCCAATGCATTACTTACAGGACTCCAACCACCTGAATTAAAGGATAATTCTACAGGACTTTCCCAATGGTTCATGCATTCATCTGTACAAGCATCTAATAATGCACCATTGTATCCTCCGGTTTCTAAAAGACCAAAATCCTGTATGGTATTACCATATAAATTTGCCCATATTAATTCAGCATTTGCAATATTCCCTAGAACATCAGCACTAGAAATTGTTTCCGATGGGACTACATTAAGGTATTTTTCACATCCATAGAAAGATACACTCCCACATAGAAGAAGAAAAATAGCTATTATCTTATATTTTTTCATAATTAAAATGATTTATTGTTGTATCCTTAGATAATTTTTTAAAGCCTACAAAATTTAAAAAGTGAAATTGATACCCGCATTAATAACTTTTTGTTGCGGATAGGTACCCGTTCCCCCGTTCGCAATTTCCGGATCAAAGATTTTCAATTTATCCCATGTAAGTAGATTAATGCCATTTACGAAAATGCGAGCTTTTTTAATACCCATTCTTTTCATCCAAATTTCTGGGAGGCTATATCCTAATTCAACAGTTTTAAGTCTCAAATAATTACCCGAACGCAACCAAAAAGTAGATGATTGTTGATTATTCGTGTTTACTTGTGATGACATACGAGGGAATTCGTAATTACGATCTGGATTAGATGCAACCCAATGATTATTAATAACATCCTCCAATACACCTGAAAAACGAGCAAAGGGAAAAATACCACTTCCTATCGTCATCAGTGAGCCACCAAGCCCTGATTGAAAAAAGACACTTACATCTACATTACTATAGTGATAAGAAAGGCTAAGTCCCATTATTGTTGTGGGGTTCGTCACACCAGGAATATATCCTTGATCTAAATTATTGATAACACCATCTCCATTTAAGTCTTTATACTTAATATCTCCAGGTTGTATGGTACCTCCAAAAAAAGATTGATCCGGACTAGATGCAATATCTGCAGCATCTTTAAATAAACCAAGAGCAGTATATCCTTGATGCTGTCCTATCTGTGTACCAGTCGTAGCTTGCCATTCACGTCCTGTATATTGGGGTTCAGAATAATATATTATCTTATTCTTTGCATAAGAAGCATTAAATCTGATATCATAGCCTTGTTTCCCAAAATTTTTGCGATGATCAATGGAAAATTCGAAACCATGATTGTTAATGATACCTCCATTTGTAGGAGGGACATCCATTAATCCAAGATCTGCAGGAATTAATTGTGAGGTCAGTAAAATATTGGTTCTGTGATCCCAGAAATAATCTGCCGTTAAAGATAGCGCATTCTTCCAGAGAGACAAATCCAGCCCAATATTTGCATTTTTAGATTTTTCCCAAGTAATTCCAGGATTCCCGGTCTGAACTTCTTGTGCTCCTGCATAGCTATTACCATCATAGTTTTGTCCGAATTTATAGCCACTAGCAGTAATGGTCCAAGTTGATAAATATAAGAACCTGCTTCCTCCAATTTGATCATTACCTACAACACCAAAGGATCCTCTTAATTTTAAATTATCAATGAAATCGAATGTTGAGTTATCCGCTATAAATTTTTCTTTTGAGACAACCCACCCTGCCGATACGGCTGGGAAAAAACCTAAACGATGGCCCGGTGCAAAGTTCTCAGACCCATTATATCCTCCGTTCAATTCCAATAAGTATCTGTTGTTATAATTGTAAGACACACGTCCTACTAAACCATCATATTTATAAGGCAACCCCAAAATTGCATTAGCTTGTCCACTACTTATAGCATCAAAAAAACTCGATTGATTGTATACCATTACAGCGTGCACTGAATGTTTTCCAAAATTTCTATCATAGTTTAAATAGTATTCTAAAGTTGTTCTACGATGACCATTTGCAGTAATATTATAACTCAAGGTTCCATCTCCTTGTCTTAAAGTTTGATAAGTTCCATTAGCAGCTAGATCTGTTACTGTGTCCGCAAGAATCCCTGGCAATAGCCCATATTGATAAGCTGAACCACTCAATGATCGATCAACATTTCTATAATTTAAGTTATCGAAAGACATACGCACACGAGTGCTTAATCCTTTCACTAATGAACTCATATCCCACTTAAACCCAGCGGTGGATTGTAGTGTAGTTTCAAAATTTCTTTGATATCCAGAATTAACCAATAAATCATAAGGCGATGTTACAGATGGCATACCTGGAACGGATCCATCAGGATTCGTTAATGGGAAGTACCATGAAGGCGTCTGTTTTATGTCACCAAATATACTACTCGCAGAAGTGCCT
The Arachidicoccus soli DNA segment above includes these coding regions:
- a CDS encoding SusC/RagA family TonB-linked outer membrane protein yields the protein MYSIQTFAQNKIEIYHGQVTNSSGIAIQGASLLVIGSNNKGALTDANGAFTLEAKNGDTVRVTYIGFLSQNIYLGAEKNITVKLKEIADSSLNDVVVVGYGTQRKLDITGAISSVSQKELLQSPVANLSNALAGRLPGLITIQNSGEPGADGANLYIRGLGTTGSNAPLVLVDGIQRDFSNLDPNEISDITILKDAASTAIYGIKGANGVILVTTRRGTNATPSISFTAQNGWQSPTRLPKYADSYDALKLYGEGLVNDGMTNPYTDSVLNLYKDRTHPAYQYLYPNVDWEDVMLKPYSYLTQGNLNVSGGTNFAKYFVSMSYLKQNGLYNFEDQIKQYDIQAVTNKYNFRSNIDLQITKSLTMELNLGAIVRDRNYPGTSASSIFGDIKQTPSWYFPLTNPDGSVPGMPSVTSPYDLLVNSGYQRNFETTLQSTAGFKWDMSSLVKGLSTRVRMSFDNLNYRNVDRSLSGSAYQYGLLPGILADTVTDLAANGTYQTLRQGDGTLSYNITANGHRRTTLEYYLNYDRNFGKHSVHAVMVYNQSSFFDAISSGQANAILGLPYKYDGLVGRVSYNYNNRYLLELNGGYNGSENFAPGHRLGFFPAVSAGWVVSKEKFIADNSTFDFIDNLKLRGSFGVVGNDQIGGSRFLYLSTWTITASGYKFGQNYDGNSYAGAQEVQTGNPGITWEKSKNANIGLDLSLWKNALSLTADYFWDHRTNILLTSQLIPADLGLMDVPPTNGGIINNHGFEFSIDHRKNFGKQGYDIRFNASYAKNKIIYYSEPQYTGREWQATTGTQIGQHQGYTALGLFKDAADIASSPDQSFFGGTIQPGDIKYKDLNGDGVINNLDQGYIPGVTNPTTIMGLSLSYHYSNVDVSVFFQSGLGGSLMTIGSGIFPFARFSGVLEDVINNHWVASNPDRNYEFPRMSSQVNTNNQQSSTFWLRSGNYLRLKTVELGYSLPEIWMKRMGIKKARIFVNGINLLTWDKLKIFDPEIANGGTGTYPQQKVINAGINFTF